In one window of Puntigrus tetrazona isolate hp1 unplaced genomic scaffold, ASM1883169v1 S000000520, whole genome shotgun sequence DNA:
- the tmx4 gene encoding thioredoxin-related transmembrane protein 4 isoform X1: MCSCSSSNMAGLRRVGRSSGWMCAAFLTLAAGLSSRTDAGDVLTVTDANWTLILQGEWMIKFYAPWCPACQHLQTDWESLGRQSESLGISVGRVDVTQQPGLSGRFLVTTLPTIFHAKDGDFRKYVSARTIEDIQAYVEQKKWAIVEPVPGWKSPSSLLMSGMANLFRLSVWIRQIHTYLTNTLGIPSWGSYVIFAIVTLFMGLMLGLMLVLIADCIWPSRPKHREDKAVVIVKEEVSEEEVEDILMEEKRASDLDNESERMSGDESSEEEAAPESSVRKRKPQNTAEGT, encoded by the exons ATGTgctcctgcagcagcagcaatatGGCGGGACTGAGGCGCGTCGGCAGAAGCTCCGGCTGGATGTGTGCCGCGTTCCTGACGCTCGCCGCCGGACTGAGCTCTCGGACGGACGCCGGGGATGTGCTGACGGTGACGGACGCCAACTGGACGCTCATCCTGCAGGGCGAGTGGATGATCAAATT TTATGCTCCGTGGTGCCCGGCCTGCCAGCATTTACAGACAGACTGGGAGAGTCTGGGAAGACAAAGTGAAAGTCTGGGTATATCAGTGGGTAGAGTCGACGTTACACAGCAACCAG GTCTGAGTGGGAGGTTTCTGGTTACGACGCTGCCGACCATATTTCA CGCTAAGGATGGAGATTTCCGCAAGTACGTCTCGGCGCGGACCATCGAGGACATCCAGGCGTACGTCGAGCAGAAGAAGTGGGCGATCGTTGAGCCGGTGCCGGGATGGAAGTCGCCGTCCTCTCTTCT AATGTCAGGAATGGCTAATCTGTTTCGTCTCTCGGTGTGGATACGA CAGATCCACACGTACCTGACCAACACGCTCGGCATCCCTTCCTGGGGCTCCTACGTGATTTTTGCCATCGTCACGCTCTTCATGGGACTGATGCTCGGCCTG ATGCTGGTTTTGATCGCCGACTGCATTTGGCCGTCCAGACCCAAGCACAGAGAGGACAAAGCAG TGGTGATCGTGAAGGAGGAGGTGTCCGAGGAAGAGGTGGAGGACATCCTCATGGAGGAGAAGCGCGCGTCTGACCTGGACAACGAGAGCGAGCGGATGTCTGGAGACGAGTCGAGCGAAGAGGAAGCAGCGCCGGAGAGCTCCGTGAGGAAACGCAAACCGCAGAACACCGCCGAGGGAACATAA
- the tmx4 gene encoding thioredoxin-related transmembrane protein 4 isoform X2 — translation MCSCSSSNMAGLRRVGRSSGWMCAAFLTLAAGLSSRTDAGDVLTVTDANWTLILQGEWMIKFYAPWCPACQHLQTDWESLGRQSESLGISVGRVDVTQQPGLSGRFLVTTLPTIFHAKDGDFRKYVSARTIEDIQAYVEQKKWAIVEPVPGWKSPSSLLMSGMANLFRLSVWIRIHTYLTNTLGIPSWGSYVIFAIVTLFMGLMLGLMLVLIADCIWPSRPKHREDKAVVIVKEEVSEEEVEDILMEEKRASDLDNESERMSGDESSEEEAAPESSVRKRKPQNTAEGT, via the exons ATGTgctcctgcagcagcagcaatatGGCGGGACTGAGGCGCGTCGGCAGAAGCTCCGGCTGGATGTGTGCCGCGTTCCTGACGCTCGCCGCCGGACTGAGCTCTCGGACGGACGCCGGGGATGTGCTGACGGTGACGGACGCCAACTGGACGCTCATCCTGCAGGGCGAGTGGATGATCAAATT TTATGCTCCGTGGTGCCCGGCCTGCCAGCATTTACAGACAGACTGGGAGAGTCTGGGAAGACAAAGTGAAAGTCTGGGTATATCAGTGGGTAGAGTCGACGTTACACAGCAACCAG GTCTGAGTGGGAGGTTTCTGGTTACGACGCTGCCGACCATATTTCA CGCTAAGGATGGAGATTTCCGCAAGTACGTCTCGGCGCGGACCATCGAGGACATCCAGGCGTACGTCGAGCAGAAGAAGTGGGCGATCGTTGAGCCGGTGCCGGGATGGAAGTCGCCGTCCTCTCTTCT AATGTCAGGAATGGCTAATCTGTTTCGTCTCTCGGTGTGGATACGA ATCCACACGTACCTGACCAACACGCTCGGCATCCCTTCCTGGGGCTCCTACGTGATTTTTGCCATCGTCACGCTCTTCATGGGACTGATGCTCGGCCTG ATGCTGGTTTTGATCGCCGACTGCATTTGGCCGTCCAGACCCAAGCACAGAGAGGACAAAGCAG TGGTGATCGTGAAGGAGGAGGTGTCCGAGGAAGAGGTGGAGGACATCCTCATGGAGGAGAAGCGCGCGTCTGACCTGGACAACGAGAGCGAGCGGATGTCTGGAGACGAGTCGAGCGAAGAGGAAGCAGCGCCGGAGAGCTCCGTGAGGAAACGCAAACCGCAGAACACCGCCGAGGGAACATAA